In a genomic window of Vibrio marisflavi CECT 7928:
- a CDS encoding type VI secretion system PAAR protein, with the protein MPKAAKLGDIGTGHGACCPTPVIAGSTSVNIDNQPAARMGDPLFPHAAPDSPPHPRFIVSGSTSVNIDGQPAARMGDLISCGGVVIGTGSVNIG; encoded by the coding sequence ATGCCAAAAGCAGCCAAACTTGGGGATATCGGAACAGGCCATGGGGCCTGTTGTCCCACACCTGTTATAGCAGGTTCTACTAGCGTGAATATCGATAACCAACCAGCCGCACGGATGGGTGACCCACTGTTTCCCCACGCAGCGCCCGATAGCCCACCGCACCCAAGGTTTATTGTCTCCGGTTCAACATCGGTCAATATCGACGGCCAACCCGCCGCCCGCATGGGTGACCTCATCAGCTGCGGCGGCGTGGTGATCGGCACCGGCTCGGTGAATATTGGGTGA
- a CDS encoding type VI secretion system PAAR protein, with the protein MPKAAKLGDIGTGHGACCPTPVIAGSTSVNIDNQPAARMGDPLFPHAAPDSPPHPRFIVSGSTSVNIDGQPAARMGDLISCGGVVIGTGSVNIG; encoded by the coding sequence ATGCCAAAAGCAGCCAAACTTGGGGACATCGGAACAGGCCATGGGGCCTGTTGCCCCACACCTGTTATCGCAGGTTCTACTAGCGTGAATATCGATAACCAACCTGCCGCACGGATGGGTGACCCACTATTTCCCCACGCCGCGCCCGATAGCCCGCCTCACCCAAGGTTTATTGTCTCCGGTTCAACATCGGTCAATATCGACGGCCAGCCCGCCGCCCGCATGGGCGATCTCATCAGCTGCGGCGGAGTGGTAATTGGCACCGGCTCAGTGAATATTGGGTGA
- a CDS encoding DUF350 domain-containing protein: protein MAYIDLHAVANFSSYFATSLFFLIAFIYICTFITRYDEWKLIKEGNNLAASIALSGSVIGYAIAVNGVLKNAVNFHDFVIWGIVALITQVIAIVIVRFMFMPKFAERIENNESQAAIIAAAFYIAVGLLNAGCMTY, encoded by the coding sequence ATGGCATATATTGACTTACACGCAGTGGCTAATTTTTCATCATATTTTGCTACTTCTCTTTTCTTTCTTATTGCCTTTATATACATTTGTACGTTTATCACTCGATATGACGAATGGAAATTAATAAAAGAAGGCAATAATCTGGCTGCATCTATTGCCTTATCTGGTTCTGTTATTGGTTATGCTATTGCCGTCAATGGTGTATTAAAAAATGCGGTTAATTTTCATGACTTTGTAATTTGGGGAATAGTTGCTCTTATAACTCAAGTCATTGCGATTGTTATTGTTCGATTTATGTTTATGCCAAAATTTGCTGAGAGAATTGAAAATAACGAATCTCAGGCTGCCATTATTGCTGCTGCGTTTTATATTGCAGTTGGTTTGCTCAATGCTGGTTGCATGACATATTAA
- a CDS encoding DUF1190 domain-containing protein, with amino-acid sequence MSKKNKLGRINLGRHRIGTGTTITCIIGGAFAVGVAYNLLYKNSHAYTSRQSCEKDYSKNECDTAFAKAEVTAKRTALKYMLEKECSRDFGSNSCVKRNDYWQPKIAGVVMYEKQLQVPFFVTSNPNSRLYGEAFLANGYSFAKSKDVDGYAFDIYRKKLTNYCSSKVDQLVVTRGCYDVKKSFKSSTGLFLDGLVEADYTDFVGYKAPVYNNNQYSDQDYYDDDSNNYHVSSGTAHISNDSHYHSSKTHHYSTKSHYSKTSYKQSSYHSTASVSTRSRGGFGSTGSSRGGFFGG; translated from the coding sequence ATGAGTAAAAAAAACAAACTAGGTCGAATCAATTTAGGACGACACCGCATTGGCACTGGAACAACTATAACTTGTATAATCGGCGGTGCTTTCGCTGTGGGCGTGGCTTATAACTTACTTTACAAAAATTCTCACGCTTATACGTCTCGGCAATCTTGTGAAAAAGACTACTCCAAGAATGAGTGTGATACTGCGTTTGCTAAAGCAGAAGTTACAGCCAAACGAACCGCATTAAAATATATGTTGGAAAAAGAGTGCAGTAGAGATTTTGGCTCAAATTCTTGTGTAAAGAGAAACGACTATTGGCAACCTAAAATAGCTGGTGTTGTAATGTATGAAAAGCAACTCCAAGTACCATTTTTTGTCACATCGAACCCGAATTCAAGACTTTATGGTGAAGCTTTTCTTGCCAATGGCTACTCGTTTGCTAAAAGCAAAGATGTAGATGGTTATGCATTTGATATCTACCGAAAGAAGCTGACAAACTATTGTAGCTCTAAAGTCGATCAATTAGTCGTTACGCGAGGTTGCTACGATGTAAAAAAAAGCTTTAAGAGTAGTACAGGCCTATTTCTAGATGGGCTAGTAGAGGCCGACTATACCGACTTCGTAGGCTACAAAGCACCCGTTTATAACAATAACCAATATAGTGACCAAGACTACTATGATGATGATTCAAACAACTATCATGTATCATCAGGCACTGCTCATATAAGCAATGACTCGCACTATCACTCTTCCAAAACACATCACTACTCAACTAAATCCCATTACAGCAAGACATCTTATAAACAATCCAGTTATCACTCCACTGCTTCAGTATCAACACGAAGTCGTGGTGGTTTTGGTAGCACGGGCAGCTCTAGAGGTGGCTTTTTTGGAGGATAA
- a CDS encoding glutathionylspermidine synthase family protein, whose protein sequence is MFQRNIAPRDDWQQRLCQFGFDFFEVSSRHPYWVEDKYFQVSRAQIDHIDSVTETLHQMCLNAIQHVFDNNLLDRFGLPARHHEMLRQSWQQDKTYLYGRFDFAWDGKNSPKMLEYNAQTPTSLFEASIASWDWLKANVANGELSKESDQFNSHDEQLIVQFNFLKMSKKPRNHILHFACYEDCTEDLRTVSYLAACAEEAGWEPVITDIRNIHLTMDYKFADHNKKPISNLFSLYPYEFALFDEYADYMANSGCVFIEPLWKVLLSSKALLPILWKLYPNHENLLECYYADDPKANQLNHKVVKPIYSREGANISITFDDETIEATEGHYGVEGYIAQQYAPLVKFDSGYSVIGSWMIGQTATGISFRESNNKITDDVARFVPHIILN, encoded by the coding sequence GTGTTTCAACGTAATATTGCACCTAGAGATGATTGGCAACAACGGTTGTGCCAATTTGGGTTCGATTTTTTTGAAGTGTCTTCCCGTCACCCATACTGGGTTGAAGATAAGTATTTCCAAGTTTCTAGAGCGCAAATCGATCACATTGATAGCGTCACAGAAACGTTGCATCAGATGTGTCTAAACGCTATCCAGCATGTATTTGATAACAACTTGCTTGATAGATTCGGCTTGCCTGCTAGACACCATGAAATGCTGCGTCAATCTTGGCAACAAGACAAAACATACCTTTATGGTAGGTTTGATTTTGCGTGGGACGGAAAAAACTCACCTAAGATGCTTGAGTACAATGCTCAAACACCCACTTCATTATTTGAGGCCTCTATCGCCTCTTGGGATTGGTTGAAAGCCAATGTCGCTAATGGAGAACTCAGTAAAGAGAGCGATCAATTTAACTCTCATGATGAGCAGCTCATCGTGCAGTTTAACTTCCTAAAAATGTCGAAAAAGCCTCGCAACCATATTCTACATTTTGCTTGTTATGAAGATTGCACGGAAGATCTACGCACGGTGTCCTATCTCGCAGCCTGTGCTGAAGAAGCTGGCTGGGAGCCTGTTATCACCGATATTCGTAATATCCACTTAACCATGGATTACAAGTTCGCCGATCATAATAAAAAACCTATCTCAAACCTGTTTTCGCTCTACCCCTATGAGTTTGCACTATTTGATGAATATGCCGATTACATGGCAAACAGCGGTTGTGTCTTTATAGAACCGCTCTGGAAGGTTCTGCTCTCTTCTAAAGCATTGTTACCCATCCTGTGGAAACTTTACCCTAACCATGAAAATTTGCTGGAGTGTTACTACGCCGATGATCCAAAAGCAAATCAACTGAACCACAAGGTAGTTAAACCTATATATAGCCGAGAAGGGGCGAACATCTCCATCACTTTCGACGATGAGACCATAGAAGCTACTGAAGGTCATTACGGCGTAGAAGGGTATATCGCACAGCAGTATGCGCCGCTGGTCAAGTTCGACTCTGGTTACAGTGTCATAGGTAGCTGGATGATCGGACAAACAGCTACCGGAATCAGCTTCAGAGAGTCCAACAATAAAATCACCGATGATGTCGCTCGATTTGTGCCTCATATCATTCTCAACTAA
- a CDS encoding DUF2170 family protein, with protein MSLNEINEFLHQNEHDWNIELADGSIVITNSDELSAVLVQSDTQILIESLLFPAHVVANQAEFDNAIMFEQKALPLSSVAKTVVNSEPYYCAFGALSSESIFKNIELEIKVLFQNVKTILNFSTDFLNV; from the coding sequence ATGTCATTAAACGAAATAAATGAATTTCTTCATCAAAATGAACACGACTGGAACATCGAGTTAGCCGATGGTTCTATTGTCATTACCAACTCAGATGAATTGAGCGCAGTTTTAGTTCAGTCTGACACACAGATCCTAATAGAAAGCCTGTTATTTCCGGCACATGTTGTCGCTAACCAAGCAGAGTTTGATAACGCCATTATGTTTGAGCAAAAAGCGCTACCTCTATCGAGCGTTGCCAAAACAGTAGTCAACAGTGAACCGTACTACTGTGCATTTGGTGCTCTGTCTTCTGAATCAATCTTCAAGAACATTGAGCTTGAAATAAAGGTTCTATTTCAAAATGTTAAGACGATTCTTAACTTCTCCACTGATTTTTTAAATGTATAA
- a CDS encoding PspA/IM30 family protein: protein MALGRLFKIGLGLFNDKAESIADEHGIVELRQQIREANTELDKTDIELTSIIAQRKLADNDVRSIEENISKYEAQAIKQSESGNKSLALECAQEVMKLREQLTATQARQTAFLEAETTMRSKVTECKGRIKHLEQELDLVKATESMQKAQMSTLSAVSGSNSKTKTALDSLERIKENQKRKAAELEAAAELAKEKDSLSNLDAKLAAANTSSSESELERILKQSQS, encoded by the coding sequence ATGGCGCTAGGTAGACTGTTTAAAATTGGGTTGGGTCTTTTCAATGATAAAGCTGAATCCATTGCTGACGAACATGGCATTGTAGAATTGCGTCAGCAGATCCGCGAAGCAAATACCGAATTAGACAAAACTGATATTGAATTAACCAGTATTATTGCTCAAAGAAAACTGGCTGACAACGATGTTAGATCTATCGAGGAGAACATCTCCAAATACGAAGCTCAAGCTATAAAGCAAAGCGAGTCTGGCAATAAATCCTTGGCGTTAGAATGTGCTCAAGAAGTCATGAAGCTGCGTGAGCAACTCACCGCAACTCAAGCTAGACAAACTGCCTTTTTAGAGGCAGAGACAACGATGCGTTCGAAAGTCACTGAGTGCAAAGGACGAATCAAGCATTTGGAGCAGGAGCTTGACCTAGTTAAAGCAACAGAGTCTATGCAAAAAGCACAAATGTCGACATTGAGTGCCGTTTCCGGCAGCAACTCTAAAACCAAAACGGCTTTGGATTCATTGGAGCGAATTAAAGAAAACCAAAAGCGCAAAGCCGCAGAGCTAGAAGCGGCTGCTGAGCTAGCAAAAGAAAAGGATTCTCTTTCAAACTTAGACGCTAAATTAGCAGCGGCAAACACTTCTTCTTCAGAAAGTGAGCTGGAGAGGATCTTAAAACAAAGCCAAAGCTAA
- a CDS encoding DUF2491 family protein: MNSFFSKIFGKMNKNTAKDTQQKAPEVLGLKLGGSFTINPLLLKTREEDLTIEGAASTQIIQAVGEVKIDDQYKLIRYYTDDDGYLQIQMYGDNENDIQEITMWYTFDCKYSQHWEKTLDSVVSNTGTYQLDGNEFKQFWNEDKPILFTEKTYYPDGKVTETDQFCMSYTRELPEDDIELLLVAAEEKLNKVTNQFEHELVRSTGFGLSKIDVTPN, encoded by the coding sequence ATGAATTCATTCTTCTCTAAGATTTTTGGTAAAATGAACAAAAATACCGCCAAAGATACTCAACAAAAAGCCCCAGAAGTACTCGGTTTAAAACTCGGAGGCTCATTCACTATCAACCCTTTGTTACTCAAGACGCGAGAAGAAGACTTAACCATTGAAGGCGCGGCTAGTACGCAGATCATTCAAGCGGTAGGCGAAGTGAAAATTGATGATCAATACAAATTGATCCGTTACTATACTGACGATGATGGCTACCTTCAAATACAGATGTATGGCGACAATGAGAACGACATTCAAGAAATCACAATGTGGTATACGTTTGATTGTAAGTACTCCCAGCATTGGGAGAAAACGTTGGATTCGGTTGTCTCGAATACCGGCACCTACCAGCTAGACGGAAATGAGTTTAAGCAGTTTTGGAACGAAGATAAGCCTATTTTGTTTACGGAAAAGACCTATTATCCCGATGGCAAAGTAACCGAAACCGATCAATTCTGCATGTCTTATACAAGAGAGCTGCCGGAAGACGATATTGAGCTTTTACTGGTAGCAGCTGAAGAAAAACTCAATAAAGTCACCAACCAATTCGAACATGAGTTAGTGCGCTCAACAGGGTTCGGCCTTAGCAAAATAGACGTCACTCCGAACTAG
- the tssM gene encoding type VI secretion system membrane subunit TssM: MWNIIINGFKWMQTKVKASASVLIVATFILLNIAIWWAGPWLVIKGYQPLVTITSRALTSVIFSLSCFAVWGAFQWQSLRKMTQTQAKQAELQADPLKASVEQQEKELNRVMRELKNNTPFGNHLYAQPWYLVLGLENAGKTSLINRSGQDFPVTSAMRAAGQRSENQYSFDWWIGKESVLIDPDGELLSQQQNVQGSDGALERRFWQHFIGWLGKTRSRRPLNGVILAIDFARLRAGDTAERLAYSNLLRARLKELSEGLSVQIPVYITLTKLDLLSGFEPFFRQYTKAQREDALGFTFTLDSVRDTDSWLVEFEQDYQLFVQRINGMLPSALRSSVSTSERASIYSFVRQLAGMQSVLVQFFTEALSSDQYMALGQVRGVYFTSVYQQGVPTDTYVDAAANRYRLPSAVNSAQHAKNSTVFFAKRLFSDIIYLESGLASDNPKLVSNKRKVLVLSFAACSVASALLVGSWQRTYQANIAKQNDVLAKISLYKDEVAASRGMSMQSISTILKPLDTIHDAELDYPHYDSKIKYLSAIGLDQGHTIGPKLHQVYDNWLDFHFIPLLVQRLTVDLSMAQTDGDKLNILRVLRMLTDKSARQDSVVSDYFSHIWQADFSNNPSLQQQLNLHLASALKNTDLQSLIDAGNPEAIKVMQPYHQLIAAAQRSLSNVSVAERAYHHLKQQANAELGPKLDVRTAVGPVFDLVFNERQSDAKDLLISPLFTKQGFNSYFLPQFESVSKLAAVDNWVLGDTQTKLTQAQKRALQDKIRDLYVLDYTNQWRAALHDVSFKYFVDIDDAVSVLGNLVGPQRPLTRFLDAIDGNTQVFPSLPENSQARKVLMQSAQYKTAAMISAPFQDFDSLLKKQNDQPAYITEVTASVKHVYDYLKAIQDAPDPGKAAWIAAKNRVQLTNTDPIYTLQRVAAGLPAPLNTMMNKLADESWAVVKQRAVQYINSRWQSDVYDVFENSFASHYPFNAQSGQDVSLKDFTNFFGPDGTLDSYYNTYLKVFVDAGVSLSSNDGNSLLTQQAQQEFAQAKDIQSAFFDRKGNLDVEFSLKPIELSGNLRRSVLNIDGQYVEFSHGLRRSVGLIWPNTLRDGATSSLSLVPDTVNLSPRGFAYHGPWAFFRLLDRGVVTGSTASSIDYQFKASNGNVAYRITSDANANPFTSSLLKHFSLGKVVC, from the coding sequence ATGTGGAACATCATTATCAACGGCTTTAAATGGATGCAGACGAAGGTCAAAGCATCAGCATCCGTGCTGATTGTCGCAACATTTATTCTACTTAATATCGCTATCTGGTGGGCAGGACCGTGGCTGGTAATTAAAGGGTATCAGCCCTTAGTAACAATCACTTCTCGCGCTTTGACGAGCGTTATATTTTCTTTGAGCTGCTTTGCAGTATGGGGGGCGTTTCAATGGCAGAGCCTAAGGAAAATGACCCAAACACAAGCCAAGCAAGCTGAGTTGCAAGCCGATCCACTTAAAGCGAGTGTTGAGCAGCAAGAGAAAGAACTCAATCGAGTCATGCGCGAGTTGAAAAACAACACTCCTTTTGGCAACCACCTTTATGCTCAACCTTGGTATCTGGTTCTAGGCTTAGAAAATGCAGGCAAAACCAGCTTAATTAATCGCTCTGGGCAAGACTTTCCAGTGACCTCAGCGATGCGAGCAGCCGGGCAAAGAAGTGAAAACCAATACTCATTCGACTGGTGGATTGGCAAAGAGTCAGTTCTTATCGATCCTGATGGCGAGCTGCTGAGCCAGCAGCAAAATGTGCAAGGTAGTGATGGGGCACTAGAAAGACGTTTTTGGCAACACTTTATCGGTTGGCTCGGAAAAACGCGAAGCCGTCGTCCTTTAAATGGGGTTATTTTAGCGATTGATTTTGCACGCTTACGAGCTGGAGATACAGCGGAGCGATTAGCGTATTCAAACCTGCTAAGAGCTAGGCTTAAAGAGCTGAGCGAGGGTTTATCGGTACAGATTCCGGTTTATATTACCTTAACAAAGCTCGATCTTTTGTCTGGTTTCGAACCCTTTTTCCGTCAGTACACCAAAGCGCAACGCGAAGATGCATTGGGTTTTACTTTTACTCTGGATTCGGTGCGAGATACTGATAGTTGGTTAGTTGAGTTTGAACAGGATTATCAACTTTTTGTTCAGCGCATCAACGGCATGTTACCGAGCGCCCTTCGATCATCGGTGAGCACTAGTGAGCGAGCTTCTATTTATAGCTTTGTTCGTCAACTTGCAGGAATGCAAAGTGTTTTGGTGCAATTTTTTACTGAAGCATTGTCGAGCGATCAATACATGGCTTTAGGTCAAGTTCGTGGTGTCTATTTTACCTCGGTATATCAGCAAGGTGTACCTACGGATACCTATGTTGACGCAGCTGCAAACCGCTATCGTTTACCAAGCGCTGTTAACAGTGCGCAGCACGCGAAAAACTCCACAGTGTTCTTTGCTAAACGCCTGTTTAGCGACATTATTTATTTGGAATCTGGCTTAGCGTCAGATAACCCTAAGCTGGTGAGCAACAAACGTAAAGTTTTAGTGTTGTCCTTTGCTGCTTGTAGTGTGGCTTCTGCACTACTGGTTGGCAGTTGGCAGCGCACGTATCAAGCAAACATTGCCAAACAGAACGATGTGTTAGCAAAAATCAGTTTGTATAAAGATGAAGTGGCCGCGAGCCGCGGAATGTCGATGCAATCTATTTCAACAATACTTAAACCGCTGGATACGATTCATGACGCAGAGCTAGATTATCCGCACTATGATTCGAAGATAAAGTACCTGTCCGCAATTGGGTTAGATCAAGGGCATACCATTGGTCCTAAGTTGCACCAAGTTTACGATAACTGGCTAGATTTTCACTTTATCCCACTGTTGGTTCAACGATTGACTGTTGATTTGTCAATGGCACAAACAGACGGTGATAAACTGAATATCCTGCGTGTGCTGCGTATGCTGACAGATAAAAGTGCTCGTCAAGATTCAGTAGTATCCGACTATTTCAGCCACATTTGGCAGGCAGATTTTTCCAATAATCCAAGCCTGCAGCAGCAACTAAACTTGCATCTTGCCTCGGCGCTAAAAAACACAGATTTGCAATCATTGATAGATGCAGGCAATCCAGAAGCGATAAAGGTAATGCAGCCGTATCATCAGCTCATTGCGGCGGCACAACGGTCCTTAAGCAATGTCTCTGTGGCTGAGCGTGCGTACCATCATTTGAAGCAACAAGCTAACGCTGAACTTGGACCTAAGTTAGACGTTCGAACTGCTGTTGGGCCAGTGTTTGATTTGGTGTTTAATGAGAGACAAAGCGATGCTAAAGATCTGCTGATATCCCCACTGTTTACCAAGCAAGGTTTCAATAGCTATTTCCTACCACAATTTGAGTCGGTGTCTAAGCTTGCTGCTGTCGATAATTGGGTGTTGGGTGATACACAGACCAAACTCACTCAAGCGCAAAAACGAGCGTTGCAAGATAAGATACGCGACTTATACGTGTTGGATTACACTAACCAATGGCGTGCAGCATTGCATGATGTGAGTTTCAAATACTTTGTAGATATCGATGATGCGGTGAGTGTGTTAGGAAATTTAGTTGGCCCTCAGCGACCACTGACTCGTTTCTTAGACGCCATCGATGGCAACACACAAGTGTTCCCAAGCTTGCCTGAAAACAGCCAAGCGCGCAAAGTGTTGATGCAGTCTGCGCAATACAAAACCGCTGCGATGATTTCTGCACCATTCCAAGACTTTGATAGCTTGTTGAAAAAGCAAAACGATCAACCTGCGTATATCACTGAAGTGACCGCTTCTGTTAAGCACGTTTATGATTACCTCAAGGCAATTCAGGATGCGCCAGATCCGGGTAAGGCAGCGTGGATAGCGGCTAAGAATCGTGTTCAGCTGACGAACACCGACCCTATCTACACTCTTCAACGTGTTGCGGCAGGGCTTCCTGCGCCACTTAATACAATGATGAACAAGTTGGCCGATGAAAGCTGGGCAGTGGTAAAACAAAGAGCAGTTCAATACATCAATAGTCGTTGGCAAAGTGACGTTTACGATGTGTTTGAAAACAGCTTCGCTTCACATTACCCATTTAATGCTCAATCTGGGCAAGATGTGTCATTAAAAGATTTTACGAACTTCTTTGGCCCTGATGGAACGCTGGACAGTTACTACAACACCTATCTAAAAGTATTTGTTGATGCTGGAGTGTCTTTAAGCAGCAATGACGGCAATTCCCTGCTTACTCAGCAAGCACAGCAAGAGTTTGCTCAAGCAAAGGATATTCAGTCGGCGTTTTTCGACCGAAAAGGCAACCTCGATGTAGAGTTCTCGCTGAAACCGATTGAACTGAGCGGAAACTTGCGTCGCAGTGTGCTGAATATAGACGGCCAATACGTAGAGTTTAGTCACGGTCTAAGGCGTTCAGTTGGGCTGATTTGGCCAAACACCTTGCGTGATGGTGCGACATCATCACTCTCTTTAGTCCCTGACACAGTGAACCTATCGCCAAGAGGTTTTGCATATCACGGGCCATGGGCATTCTTTAGATTGTTAGATAGAGGCGTGGTGACAGGTTCAACTGCTTCCAGCATCGACTATCAGTTTAAGGCAAGCAATGGCAACGTAGCGTATCGAATCACATCCGATGCTAATGCTAACCCATTCACCAGCTCACTGCTGAAGCACTTTAGCTTAGGAAAAGTGGTGTGCTAG
- the tssA gene encoding type VI secretion system protein TssA, with the protein MTQFQSYREKLLTPISEQSPVGERITDDPDLDFIESQMMKIGSLAHAEVQWDQVETKTIGLISEKSKDIKLLTYLLQCLQHQATSEQFTLSIAVTVDFLTFFWESAFPLPGKKGEKHRKKFFNQICGRAAKAAEKLDGDTFNSELKETLQSLVKQLADLAAKYQLDEDAVSDIEIKLRRQLAKVRAPEQEVETVSAAESETEQSADVPQQRRGAAPIPAAKLDVDSSNDRSIKTSLLKVADFLSDLGGEGTGLSIRLRRFAVWFSILSLPDANNDGETQLMPVSSDRVSEYEDQLQRGTDIALWRRVEQSLTVSPYWLDGHYLSARIAIKLGQDDWAQSIRQEVNGFINRLPQLKEYSFKGGTPFVSERTLKWLHEQSSPTQQEPVAQAGSWGDTRNEVMNLAQESGLPAAMEMVNNGLSQSSEPRDTFYWRLLSADIMQANQLEAIAKQQYQTLYSQAKSVSVTDWEPSLLEQLETLVNS; encoded by the coding sequence ATGACTCAATTTCAGTCGTATAGAGAGAAACTGCTAACCCCAATCTCTGAGCAAAGCCCAGTGGGGGAGCGTATTACAGATGATCCTGATCTAGATTTTATCGAAAGCCAAATGATGAAAATTGGCTCTTTGGCACACGCTGAAGTGCAGTGGGATCAAGTCGAAACGAAAACCATTGGGCTAATAAGCGAGAAGTCGAAAGACATCAAACTGCTCACCTATTTATTGCAATGTCTCCAGCATCAAGCAACGAGTGAACAGTTTACTTTGTCTATTGCAGTGACGGTGGATTTCCTGACATTTTTCTGGGAATCAGCATTTCCATTGCCGGGTAAAAAAGGCGAGAAGCATCGTAAGAAATTCTTTAATCAGATATGTGGCCGAGCAGCAAAAGCAGCAGAGAAGTTGGACGGAGACACTTTCAATTCTGAGCTAAAAGAAACCCTTCAATCACTTGTTAAGCAGCTCGCTGATTTGGCGGCTAAGTATCAGTTGGACGAAGATGCGGTATCTGACATCGAGATAAAACTGCGTCGTCAGCTCGCTAAAGTAAGAGCTCCAGAGCAGGAAGTAGAAACTGTATCAGCGGCTGAGTCAGAAACTGAACAATCTGCCGATGTGCCTCAACAACGGCGAGGGGCTGCTCCTATTCCCGCTGCGAAGCTAGACGTTGATAGTAGCAACGATCGGTCTATCAAGACCTCTTTACTCAAAGTGGCAGATTTTCTTTCTGACTTAGGTGGTGAAGGTACCGGTTTAAGCATTCGTTTGAGACGGTTTGCTGTTTGGTTCTCCATTCTCAGCTTACCCGATGCAAACAATGACGGAGAAACTCAGCTCATGCCTGTGTCATCGGATCGAGTCAGTGAATACGAAGATCAACTGCAACGAGGAACCGACATAGCACTTTGGCGCCGTGTAGAGCAGAGTTTAACGGTTTCTCCGTATTGGCTAGATGGACACTATTTGAGTGCCCGAATCGCTATTAAGCTTGGCCAAGACGATTGGGCGCAGAGCATCCGACAAGAGGTGAATGGCTTTATCAATAGGTTACCTCAACTGAAGGAATACTCCTTCAAAGGAGGGACACCTTTTGTCAGTGAGCGTACCTTGAAATGGTTACATGAGCAAAGTTCACCAACACAGCAAGAGCCAGTTGCTCAAGCGGGTAGCTGGGGTGATACACGCAATGAAGTTATGAACTTAGCCCAAGAAAGTGGTTTACCAGCGGCGATGGAAATGGTTAACAACGGTCTCTCGCAATCAAGTGAACCAAGAGATACGTTCTACTGGCGTCTCCTATCTGCTGACATTATGCAAGCAAACCAGCTTGAAGCTATCGCAAAGCAGCAATATCAAACTCTATATTCCCAAGCAAAGAGTGTTTCAGTGACAGACTGGGAGCCATCTTTGTTGGAACAGCTAGAAACTTTAGTTAACAGCTAG
- the vasI gene encoding type VI secretion system-associated protein VasI codes for MSKAGDPDLMKAWCISTALLAFGLGSGASAFAAQRNMTAPQQIAKANQCREINNNLQRLACFDNLFNTPLRPAKADKFNEEKPLAWQWAISSESNRSNSADTQGAFLFNQNDTLKLGKHIWLTAPAVNANPRVPGTDQPILMLSCVENISRVELVFPTAINVNKVPVTLLGNPTITQQWVSDSSGYVLRTGRGLPAVKLMKSMLSTPRLVMRSSIPELNGLTFNTSHLSSLIKPMRQACHW; via the coding sequence ATGTCAAAAGCTGGAGATCCAGATCTAATGAAAGCATGGTGTATCTCAACGGCGCTTTTAGCCTTTGGACTGGGAAGCGGCGCGTCAGCGTTCGCGGCTCAGCGCAACATGACAGCGCCTCAGCAAATCGCTAAAGCGAATCAATGCCGAGAAATCAACAATAACCTTCAGCGGTTGGCGTGTTTCGATAACCTTTTTAATACGCCGTTGCGTCCGGCGAAGGCTGACAAATTTAACGAGGAAAAACCGCTCGCTTGGCAATGGGCAATTTCTAGCGAAAGTAACCGAAGTAACAGTGCCGATACTCAAGGAGCGTTTCTTTTTAACCAAAACGATACCTTGAAGTTAGGAAAGCATATTTGGCTAACGGCGCCAGCAGTGAATGCGAACCCACGTGTACCAGGAACCGATCAACCTATTCTTATGCTGAGTTGCGTTGAAAATATTAGCCGTGTCGAGCTGGTTTTCCCAACCGCCATTAATGTCAACAAAGTTCCAGTGACTTTGCTGGGCAATCCAACCATTACCCAGCAGTGGGTAAGTGATAGCTCTGGATATGTGCTTCGCACAGGCCGTGGTTTACCCGCAGTCAAACTAATGAAATCAATGCTTTCGACACCGCGCTTAGTTATGCGCTCAAGTATTCCAGAGTTAAATGGGCTGACGTTCAACACCAGTCATTTGTCGTCGTTGATCAAACCAATGCGCCAAGCATGCCATTGGTAA